The proteins below come from a single Chelmon rostratus isolate fCheRos1 chromosome 12, fCheRos1.pri, whole genome shotgun sequence genomic window:
- the itm2cb gene encoding integral membrane protein 2Cb isoform X2: MVKITFQPVSAQKPEKECDGDKIIIPQVHEQLVLPVRPKKPFPTGLCCLTFGLVIFMSGLVLASIYIYRYYFIPQIPEDSLFHCRVIYEDSVYAPLRGRQELEENVGIYLDDNYEQISVPVPHFGGSDPADIIHDFQRGLTAYHDIALDKCYITELNTTLVMPPRNLWELLVNVKRGTYLPQTYIIQEEMMVTGRVRNMRQLGPFIHRLCYGKETYRLRRRNQRRRIERRETKKCHSIRHFENTFVVETVICDRI; the protein is encoded by the exons ATGGTGAAGATCACTTTCCAGCCTGTGTCGGCGCAGAAGCCTGAAAAAGAGTGCGATGGAGACAAGATCATTATACCTCAGGTTCAC GAGCAGCTGGTTCTTCCTGTCAGGCCCAAGAAGCCTTTCCCAACGGGCCTCTGCTGCCTCACCTTTGGCCTGGTGATCTTCATGTCAGGACTGGTGCTGGCCTCTATCTACATCTATCGCTACTACTTTATACCTCAG ATCCCAGAAGACAGCTTGTTCCACTGCCGGGTTATCTACGAGGACTCTGTGTACGCTCCTCTGAGGGGCCGGCAAGAGCTCGAGGAAAATGTCGGCATCTACCTTGACGACAACTACGAGCAGATCAGTGTACCTGTGCCACACTTCGGAGGCAGCGACCCCGCTGATATCATCCACGACTTTCAGAGG GGCCTCACAGCTTATCATGACATTGCTCTGGACAAATGCTACATCACTGAGCTGAACACAACCTTGGTGATGCCTCCGAGGAACCTGTGGGAGCTGCTCGTCAATGTCAAG AGAGGGACGTACCTTCCCCAGACTTACATCATCCAGGAGGAGATGATGGTGACGGGGAGGGTGAGGAACATGAGGCAGCTGGGCCCATTCATCCACAGGCTCTGCTACGGCAAAGAAACCTACCGCCTCAGACGCCGCAACCAGCGTAGAC GTATTGAGAGGCGCGAGACAAAGAAGTGCCACAGCATTCGCCACTTCGAGAACACGTTTGTGGTGGAGACCGTGATCTGCGACAGGATCTAA
- the LOC121615161 gene encoding G-protein coupled receptor 55 isoform X1 — MTSNCSFDHVDHLMTYLQLVIYIPIFVFGLILNAVALFVFCVFLPKWTESTIYMSSLALMDLLLLFPLPFKMHATSHRWSASLQPLCSVLESLYFVGIYGSVYTIMCIAVDRWVAICHPFKAKQLRSPKAALGTCVGVWVLVMAAIFPTTYHFREAGQKDFHCFHGFSEKGWSPSVIICLQVFGFLAPALVLICCSVQTILALQESGQHSPKSRACVKIIYSSLSAFLLPFTPSHLGILLQFLVHQGVIQDCATKTGISLFIQISMCLSNITCCLDALCYYFIAHEVRSTKNTFRLSVISQRRATFSTSEV, encoded by the exons ATGACAAGCAACTGTTCATTCGATCATGTGGACCACCTGATGACATACTTGCAGCTGGTTATCTACATCCCCATATTCGTCTTTGGTTTGATTCTCAATGCTGTGGcactgtttgtgttctgtgtctttctgcCGAAATGGACAGAGTCAACCATCTACATGTCCAGCCTGGCTTTGATGgatctgctcctcctcttccctcttccctTCAAAATGCACGCCACCAGCCACCGCTGGTCTGCCAGCCTGCAACCTCTCTGTTCGGTCTTGGAAAGCCTGTATTTTGTTGGGATATATGGCAGCGTATACACCATCATGTGTATAGCTGTGGATCGCTGGGTGGCTATCTGTCACCCGTTCAAAGCCAAGCAGCTGCGTTCACCCAAGGCGGCCCTGGGGACCTGCGTGGGGGTCTGGGTGCTGGTGATGGCAGCGATCTTTCCAACCACCTATCACTTCAGGGAGGCGGGGCAGAAAGACTTCCACTGCTTCCATGGGTTTTCGGAGAAAGGCTGGAGCCCTTCGGTGAtcatctgtctgcaggtgtttggGTTCCTGGCGCCTGCGCTGGTGCTGATTTGCTGTTCGGTGCAGACCATCTTGGCGCTTCAGGAGTCTGGCCAGCACAGCCCGAAAAGCAGGGCCTGTGTGAAGATCATCTATAGCAGTCTGAGTGCCTTCCTGTTGCCTTTCACCCCGAGCCATCTGGGCATCCTCCTGCAGTTCCTG GTGCACCAAGGGGTGATTCAGGACTGCGCCACCAAGACCGGCATCAGTCTGTTCATACAGATATCGATGTGCCTGTCCAACATCACCTGCTGCCTGGACGCTCTGTGCTACTACTTCATCGCTCATGAGGTGAGGAGCACAAAAAACACCTTCAGGCTGTCAGTGATCAGCCAAAGAAGAGCAACCTTCAGCACCTCGGAGGTATGA
- the LOC121615161 gene encoding G-protein coupled receptor 55 isoform X2, whose protein sequence is MSSLALMDLLLLFPLPFKMHATSHRWSASLQPLCSVLESLYFVGIYGSVYTIMCIAVDRWVAICHPFKAKQLRSPKAALGTCVGVWVLVMAAIFPTTYHFREAGQKDFHCFHGFSEKGWSPSVIICLQVFGFLAPALVLICCSVQTILALQESGQHSPKSRACVKIIYSSLSAFLLPFTPSHLGILLQFLVHQGVIQDCATKTGISLFIQISMCLSNITCCLDALCYYFIAHEVRSTKNTFRLSVISQRRATFSTSEV, encoded by the exons ATGTCCAGCCTGGCTTTGATGgatctgctcctcctcttccctcttccctTCAAAATGCACGCCACCAGCCACCGCTGGTCTGCCAGCCTGCAACCTCTCTGTTCGGTCTTGGAAAGCCTGTATTTTGTTGGGATATATGGCAGCGTATACACCATCATGTGTATAGCTGTGGATCGCTGGGTGGCTATCTGTCACCCGTTCAAAGCCAAGCAGCTGCGTTCACCCAAGGCGGCCCTGGGGACCTGCGTGGGGGTCTGGGTGCTGGTGATGGCAGCGATCTTTCCAACCACCTATCACTTCAGGGAGGCGGGGCAGAAAGACTTCCACTGCTTCCATGGGTTTTCGGAGAAAGGCTGGAGCCCTTCGGTGAtcatctgtctgcaggtgtttggGTTCCTGGCGCCTGCGCTGGTGCTGATTTGCTGTTCGGTGCAGACCATCTTGGCGCTTCAGGAGTCTGGCCAGCACAGCCCGAAAAGCAGGGCCTGTGTGAAGATCATCTATAGCAGTCTGAGTGCCTTCCTGTTGCCTTTCACCCCGAGCCATCTGGGCATCCTCCTGCAGTTCCTG GTGCACCAAGGGGTGATTCAGGACTGCGCCACCAAGACCGGCATCAGTCTGTTCATACAGATATCGATGTGCCTGTCCAACATCACCTGCTGCCTGGACGCTCTGTGCTACTACTTCATCGCTCATGAGGTGAGGAGCACAAAAAACACCTTCAGGCTGTCAGTGATCAGCCAAAGAAGAGCAACCTTCAGCACCTCGGAGGTATGA
- the itm2cb gene encoding integral membrane protein 2Cb isoform X1, with protein sequence MVKITFQPVSAQKPEKECDGDKIIIPQVHEQLVLPVRPKKPFPTGLCCLTFGLVIFMSGLVLASIYIYRYYFIPQQIPEDSLFHCRVIYEDSVYAPLRGRQELEENVGIYLDDNYEQISVPVPHFGGSDPADIIHDFQRGLTAYHDIALDKCYITELNTTLVMPPRNLWELLVNVKRGTYLPQTYIIQEEMMVTGRVRNMRQLGPFIHRLCYGKETYRLRRRNQRRRIERRETKKCHSIRHFENTFVVETVICDRI encoded by the exons ATGGTGAAGATCACTTTCCAGCCTGTGTCGGCGCAGAAGCCTGAAAAAGAGTGCGATGGAGACAAGATCATTATACCTCAGGTTCAC GAGCAGCTGGTTCTTCCTGTCAGGCCCAAGAAGCCTTTCCCAACGGGCCTCTGCTGCCTCACCTTTGGCCTGGTGATCTTCATGTCAGGACTGGTGCTGGCCTCTATCTACATCTATCGCTACTACTTTATACCTCAG CAGATCCCAGAAGACAGCTTGTTCCACTGCCGGGTTATCTACGAGGACTCTGTGTACGCTCCTCTGAGGGGCCGGCAAGAGCTCGAGGAAAATGTCGGCATCTACCTTGACGACAACTACGAGCAGATCAGTGTACCTGTGCCACACTTCGGAGGCAGCGACCCCGCTGATATCATCCACGACTTTCAGAGG GGCCTCACAGCTTATCATGACATTGCTCTGGACAAATGCTACATCACTGAGCTGAACACAACCTTGGTGATGCCTCCGAGGAACCTGTGGGAGCTGCTCGTCAATGTCAAG AGAGGGACGTACCTTCCCCAGACTTACATCATCCAGGAGGAGATGATGGTGACGGGGAGGGTGAGGAACATGAGGCAGCTGGGCCCATTCATCCACAGGCTCTGCTACGGCAAAGAAACCTACCGCCTCAGACGCCGCAACCAGCGTAGAC GTATTGAGAGGCGCGAGACAAAGAAGTGCCACAGCATTCGCCACTTCGAGAACACGTTTGTGGTGGAGACCGTGATCTGCGACAGGATCTAA
- the snorc gene encoding protein SNORC: protein MVHSSSICRFLLLVLLGLMVAFVHTETVADPASTTRDNQDTMSGEPPSDVTTKDPFQDMTEQPFTFDYEDTTHSQAMDEEEGVLGPGAITAIVIAVFLGASVLLALIVITLRKFTAS from the exons ATGGTCCACAGCAGCAGTATCTGCAGATTCCTCCTCCTGGTGCTCCTTGGCCTCATGGTAGCCTTTGTACACACAG AGACGGTCGCAGACCCTGCCTCGACGACCAGGGACAACCAGGACACCATGTCCGGAGAGCCCCCCAGTGACGTCACCACCAAAGACCCTTTCCAGGACATGACGGAGCAGCCCTTCACCTTCGACTACGAGGACACCACGCACTCCCAGGCCATGGACGAGGAGGAAG gggTGCTGGGGCCAGGCGCCATCACAGCCATTGTCATAGCAGTCTTCCTGGGAGCGTCTGTCCTCCTCGCCCTCATCGTCATCACGCTCAGGAAGTTCACCGCCTCCTAG